The Daphnia magna isolate NIES linkage group LG3, ASM2063170v1.1, whole genome shotgun sequence genomic interval CTCAACGTTGCGGCCATCGTGGGTTTGGACACATAGTAACCTACTGCTTAATTAACGGGGGAAATAGTCGAACCGCCTGAGTTATCGTTTTGCCCTTGGATAGGGAGCCAAATTTCGTTTCGCCGGAAAAAGAGCTTGAGAGGCGGATCGTAACCGGCGCAATAATAAACGCCACCGCCCGGTTTATTCAGTAGGTCTTGCACCATTTCTCTGTCCTCCGCAGTAAGCGAGGCGAGCAGGTGGCAACGCTCTTCTTGGTCTATGCGGTCGTTACTGAAACCCCCATAAGTTCTACACCAATAAAATCGATTGAAATCGATTGAAAAACACCAAAACAATTGCAGTTGCAAATACCTGACGAGAACTCTGATTTCGGGTCGATGTTCAATGGAGACGCTAGGGTCGTTGGGTTGCGGAGGATCCTCGTCGAACGGTGCAGGAATGTAAAAGGCCATCGTAAAGGTATTCTGGCGGTAATCAGCGGCTTCGGACGGATCGTCCGGCTCGACCAGAACGGAGACGGGCGCAGTCATTGGGATTTTTTCTTGCCTTTCGTTTTGTCCAGAAATGTAGTTGAATAGTTTCCAAAACATCGGATAAGTGCAATCCTCTCTCGAAGTGCTCTTTATCTGAGTCCTGACCCACGTTTGCGGTGGATAAATTCTCTCCTCGTAATCCTAACGAatgacaatttaaaaaaagtcaTCGCTAAAAGAATGAAATAGCCAAATgcgtattttaaaaaactaccTGGATCTGGCGGATGACTTTGTAGGATGCGATTTGCAGCCCGTCTTTCGGAATGGCACTTTTAATTCGCTCAAAGAGGCTGGACATGACGAAGTACGGACGACACAATCGGGACAATGCACAAAGTGCTACCGTCTCTTACAATGAAAAGCTCTGTTTTCGCGGCATAACGCAGAGCGAGAGACACGCGGGCAATGGGTAATTGATGCACGGCCGTCTGTCCCGTGTCCTTTCGGCCGGCTACCCTGGCAACGGCAATCCAGTTCGCTGTGTCAACAGATTGATGACATCCTTTAAACCTATTTTGGTCGGGCGGGGCATGCGCCTTTTCGTCTCCCGTTCATCAACTtcatcacgaaaaaaaaaacaaaaaaaaacagtcgTCATCACTCAAGGATAATCATTTCTTCGTCAACTGTTATTCCTTTATTATGGCGCTGCGAGCTACAACAACAGAGACTGGTCGCTCATTAACGAAATGAGGTGACGTCACGACCGATCGTGTTGTCAAAAGCACGCGAAAATCAATTAATATTATAAGGAAAGGATAGATCGATCGTTGCATCTTGTTCTCGACTTTTGCGGGAGAGTCGCCGTGATCGAACGTCTCAGCTCCAACGAGAACAGCCACGTAACGTAGTCGAATAAAAAGcttttgaagaaaagaaaaaaaaagtctaacGAAATAAAATGATCGATCACGACTGACGAAGGAAAACCAAATCAGACGGATCAATCAAGTCGATCGATTTCCCTTCGATTTCTTTACTTCGTTTCCTTCAGCCAGTTCGGATTTTTACCGGCAGATGTCAGCGTTATGCCGAACATCGTGCCATGGTAACGCACGCGAAAAAATCCGTCGGTTGAAAAACATACAATTCCAATAGATGTAGACcttggaaaaaataaaaatcttgaaaagaaaagtttaagCGAAGGTGAGCGTGAAATTATGTGCTCGTGTTCCGTGTCTAGAACGTTCCAACTTTTCCtgcgaagaagaagaaataaaaatacaaaaaaaaaattatttatacgtatatataaagCGCTTAAAGCAAGCAGAAAGAGGCTCGAGAACTATTGACAAAGAGCCCGTGAGAATCTCAACACCTGGCACTTCTGCGTCGGAAAAAGGATCGATCCTGTGCACCATCCAATGGGTTGTGTGTTCCCCCCCTTCTAGTAGATTCATCATCGTCGCACGTAATCCTCTCCGAGATGTTAAAACGAAATACACGACAATCGTTTTAAATAAGAATCGATAAATCATTTCATGTGGAATGgtctaaatatatatttacaCGCACAGCAGCAAATTGTCTTCTATAACATGCGGATTCACATCTTTGGGCTGTTTACTGTTTTAAAAGGGTAGGACGCTCGATCGTGTGTGACTAGAGGTGTTGCCGAAATTGCACAAATTCGGGTACAGTTGGCCAACTATAAAAAACCAAATGTCAAATAATAGAAGGACCGGCGGCTATACAGGGTGATGGAATTGTTTGCCAAAACAAAGGTTTAAGAAAAGGGAGTGTGTAGagaataaacaacaacaagaaatattattatttggtgaaaaaaaaaaaatatataataaaatcAAAGTTGATTCAGTTGGCATGGCCAAACGGTCCGGCGCTATCTTGATGAGAGCGGAGAGAACGCGGATCTTCTGGCGTCCACAATTTGGCCACCATGACGCCACCCGGATGCGTAGCGTTCGCATTTTCCTTCTCAGAAGACCACGATATTGAATGGACTGACGCCACAGACGCTACGCCGTGATGTTGCACATCTGCCaaccgaaacaaaaaaaaaaaagtaccaaACCAGCGTTATGCAATTGATTTAAAACAAAGTGCAAATCCATCAAAAATGTGCGTTGTTTAAAATGATTCAGTTTTAGTCGCCAGGTGTTTACGTGCTGAATTCCCCATTTTTTGGAATTATGAGGTATAGTACAGACCAAGTGACGGGACGAGCATACATAGGCTAATATATTTATGTGCGCGTGCGTTTGAAGAGGATGACCATCCGGAAACGATGATGGCgcttcacaaaaaaaaaaatattctattGTTCCCTCAATGAAGtcttgctctctctctctctccccattttgttgtgtttttttgtgtgtgcacATTTTGTCAAATCCCCCCCACGTTTCTTTTCATCATCCCACTGGCGACCATTCGTTGACAATAGTAAccccacacaaaaaataaataaataaataaataaaaaagggggacatTCATTTTGATTCGATTTTGAGAGCTGCTCTTCTTGTCGAGGACTCGCATCAATAAAAGACACCTGCATCATAACCGCGATGCGCATCCATTTTGATGACATTTACCATTGCGGATATACACCCCATCACTTAACCAAATACCTAACGCATTTGGAGCACTCGAAATGGTGAATACGGATGGCCGTTTAACGTTGGGTAGCTGCTGCTTCAAAATGTCGACTTTCAACAGCGACTAGAGATGAATGGGTTTCCCaagtaaaaacgaaaataaaccTGTTTGACGTCTGAACAGCGGGGGGACGTGACAGGAAGCAAACAAGGCAGGAAAAACAAGAGAATGAATCGCTCACCTTTAGTGGAGCTAATGAAGATCTTTTTGGGCGGCTCAGGTACGACGTTCTGAAGGACATCGGTAGGGTGTCGGTCGTTAGCCACCAATTCGGCCAAAAAACCAATGTAGCCAATGGCTAAACGCAGCGTGTCCACCTTTATAAGTATACAtgcaaaacaaacgaaaattaaCTACTTacaaagagaaagaacaaaTTCCCAAAAGAATTCACGCAGCATTTCCAAATAgagatttgattttgattttttttaaagacaataTTTCTAAAGCCAGAGTCAACATTTGCGGCTACTGCGTGACAAGAGTCGATCATTGTCGGTAAACTATACACGGAGGCAACCCCTAAAAAATGTCTTCTCCCAATCAGTGCGAAGAACCAGTGGCGCAGAAGccaaagggaaaagaaaaaacaacgtGGACATCAGTTTATCGTTACACGAAAACGATGGACGTGTGTGCCGCATAACTTCCGTATTATCTCCcgacaaaagaaattgagtcAAACAAaagattcctttttttttttaaatatatatatttaaaacaagGTCACCGCCAAACGATCAGACCAACTGATCGCGTCCTATATTCAGTATAGCCGCGCCCTTGTGAACGTCGCTCAAAGAACAAAGATTGTGCGCGCTTATCAGACGCGTCAAAGCGGAGCCTGTTATACGCAACAGCGTGGAATGtgcaccccccccccccagtagatagaaataaataaaaataatcaaacCACATCAACAAAATGTCAATATCAGGTTCATAGGGTAGTAAAAGTTGTTCTTCAAACACAAAGGTTttgccccccaaaaaaaaaagaaaaatttcaaattcaatcaaaTAGAATGTCACCTTGGAAAGCCGTTTTTCGTAGGGCAACGTCGGTATGTGAGTGCGTAGGCCTTCAAAGGCGTCGTTGATCGACTGCATACGGCGACGCTCACGCAAATTAGCCGCTTGACGCTGGTGGACCTGTTGGTGGCCGCAGCGTCGTTTGCGACGCCACGAGCGACTGCTACTACCGACGCCGTTAGAATTAGACGCTCGACCCGACGATGAAGTGCCGCCGTTTCCGCTGTCGCTGCTCCGATGCTCCGGCGACGACGAGTAAACAGACTCCGCGTCGCTCCCGCTCATCAATTCAGAATCGTCCGAGGGCGAATGGGTGCCGCAAGATTCGTCGTAAAACGTCGAAGAATCAGCGGTGAAATCGGCAAGACAATGCGACGCAGACGATTCAATCAAAAACTGCCGATTGACCGATTCCAAATCAAAATGCGAATTCATTTTCCACTGATTTATTTGCAACTTAAAGCGCCGAAGGGGTGGCGAGGGGGTGGTTTAAGTGAAAGGGCAAGCCTGCGGATGGATTTAACGGGTATACGACTAACGGTGTCAATGGCTGGAGTGTGACTGGCACGTGCCGTGCAAACAAGCCTTTAAATGCCGGACGTCGTTTCCAACTACTTCTACTCCTCCTCTCATCTTTCTGTTAAGGCAAAATGACATTATCTatcaaaaagagaaagaaaaaaaaaaggacacacacacacgttagTGTATGTGCGCTATCCACCTCCCCCACCGCTCGTTTCAACATAGGGGAGGAGGCGAATGTTCTGGGGCGGGTCCCAATGGGTCCCCTTTGAAAGCTGGAGACCGACGACACAAAGTAGAGCACACAGGGCTGTGGGGCGTGAATGTTGTGACACAGCGGAGAGCGTGCGCCGCGACGTCAACCAATCACCGTGACATTCGTGATGGCCAATGTCGACGTCTATCGGCCAATCATTCGACGGCAATGTTGCACCCTCCTCTCAATTGAATTTCGATTTAAAGCGAGagaaaattcaaacattttgtttgttttttttgaatttcttttgagTTGTTGAATCGATTTGCAATTGCGTGCGGACTTTCACGGTTTTCTCCGGAggtcagttttgttttttttggttatgTTTTTGATGAACGAAACAGTTAAGCGAAGGTCAAAGCGATACataatcgaaaaaaaaaacttgctgcACGGTATGCAAATTGGATcgtctaaaaaagaaaaatggcctTCCCATTTTCTGGACCCTTCAAACAAGTTCCCGGAGCCCCCACTTCATCTTGTTTCAATCGGCcataacattttctttttttcttttttatgcaGCTCATTTTGCAGAAAAGAATGCAAAACGTGAtttgccaaaaagaaagaaacaaaaaacaaaaaaaacgaacgaaatcATTCAGGAAAAAAGGTATGATCTCATCCGCTTTAGAaataaaacgagaaaaaaacagaCTCACATCATCGACCTGTCGATTGCTTCTCCATCCGCAGAATGGAACAACAGCGCACGTCGAGTTCCAGCCCCTTCTGAATGAAGTGTGTACACGCAATTTGTGCGTGCGTACAACGCACAGCAGCCGCGCCATCGTTGCATATCTAATGGGCGAAGACAAACGCCGCCATTGATAGGCGTGTCAAGTGAGAAAATATGACCAGAGAATTTATATACACTCTCACCCTCTctacaaaagaaataaaaagaaaaacgcagaTGACTCTTTTGTACTGGTCCTTGATGGATAGACATTGGGCCCCGTCGATTGACTGCGGTGGTACACATCAAAAGGGACCGCCGTGACGAATGAAATCAGCAATAGGAAACAACATCATCTCACCTCTCTGTTCCGTCGCCatttttctatattttggAGGAGGGGAgacctttttttattgaagGAGAAATTACAAGGCAGAAAAGGCCCCCAAGTGGTGGCTTTGGCAAGGGGAAAAAGAACACGTGTGTGTTCCAGCAAACCCGGACCGTCGTGAATGGAGCGGAACCAATCGCCTATTCATCGATTTGTATTAGTTTCACATTGAACATCAACGTGACGCCACTATATGCAGATATTCTATAAGCTATAACGGCGCTACGGAAAATGAAGTTGTTACGATCATCAAGATATCAACCCCCCCCACCTCCCCCCCTCTACGAATGGAACATTCAACTAAAATCAGCGAACTGTTGAAATGGAATTGGgaaattagaaagaaaaaaagaaaatacctTTTGAATTTCGGGTTGTTGCGTAATCAGATTGATCGTGTAGATACTTGCAAATAACACTAATCTCGTAAAGAGCTTTAGAAAATGCACGGTCAACTACAACTGGTTTGTGCGATTCAAGATCGAACTGTCCTTAAAAATCTGTCTGCTATATCCCCCTCAGCGTATAGAGAGGGGGAAAGGTAACATCGTGACACAATGGGCAGGGGGATCTTTTACCTATCTGCAAATGTATCATTCAACATTTCTAACCCCATCCTCCTCTATTAAAAAATAGAACCCAAGGCAGAAACGTGTTGGGACCACACATTCAGATGGACGAACACGTTCGTGATTCCAGTGCAATCGCTCAATAATTCAACAGCGTGAACGTGGATCTACGGATTGTCGTGTTTTGAAcgaaatattaaataaaagcGGCAATGTTTGACTATATCGCGTATTAAATTCTAGAAACGTAATTCAAAGCCCAGTGAGTCATGGCCACagcgggcaaaaaaaaaaaaaaaggggaagggtgacaaaaacaaaaaataattgttctCTTGTGTTGTCAGTCCAGGTGTGAAACATGGTTCACTttttgtcccccccccccacgttcttttcttttctttttttttgtttaaccaGTCAGGACAAACAATTAATTGCACTACGTCACCCTCTCCCTCGAAACAAATGTAGCCCTGTAAAtacataagaaaaaaaaaatatatatatatatacaaacgAAGCATCGACAAACAAATCATATTGTCGACCCTTTGGCAATGCTGTATTTTTTTGGCCTAGGCCGACTAGCCCtatctaaaaagaaaaaatcaatctaAGTCGGCACGCGGTTGATCTCATACGGTGTTATGGATTATATtcgatttttttgtgtgtatgtcTTATGTAGGGGGGGATGGGGAATAAACTCGGAtaaaagcagaagaaaaaaatatatttatttgtaTATACAACATCCATCTCTACTGAACCGCAATAAGTCGAGCGCTCAAAATAAGGACGATGCGGATCTTTGGATAGTTTTTGGCGAGTAGAGCCATAACGTTCTCTCTTTTGTTATgttgaaagagagaaaatttaaaattcttACGAGTTTCTGGAGCCGCTTGTCTCATTATCTTATCTCCAaaatgtttgtgtgtgtgtgtgcggcCGTCGCGGAATAAAGgccgcaaaataaaaaattaagggAGCGGCCCAACTTGTTATAGGGCCGTTGATTTGTGTTTTATCATCTTCGTTTCATCAGGTCCGTTGCAATCGAAAGTTTAGCTCATCGATAAGCGGCAAATGAATTAAGCTTTCGCAGGGGAGTGGCATCGATGTTGGTTACTAACACGTCTAATTCGATTGCAGGCAAAGAGGgagatttcaattttttgatTGACAGCAAAGAGGGGAGTTCCAGCTTCAAGGGGATCGCTATTGAAATGtttgcccccctttttttttaaattttatttaaacttCTATTTTCCTGATTTCTTATTCGAATAATGGAAGTTAAACGGTGACCGcgttctgaaaaaaaaaggttcacCTACAgtacgtatatatacgtatttaAGTTTGCCAGCCATATGATGGAGCAGCTGCTCTAGCAACCCCCACTCGTTTTCCCTCTCTATTTATATTGACGCTATAGAATTTCTGCGGTACCTCTTCAACGCATTCAgcatccacacacacacacacacacagtggAAGATTATCGTGGCTATTCAAAAAGCCCCACTCAACTCTCTTTTCGAAAGAGAACTCGATATCCAACAGTCTCTTTTGCTCATTTCGACGTTGAGCTTTAATGGATGACATCACATGCTAGCAAATGACGCAGGTCTATACAGAATCAGCTGATGAGTGTCGCTGATGTCTTGAGGCCATCTTTGTTTTGCAttcgtcttgttttttttttggtcttttCCTTCTAAATCGTGTGTGTCGCGTGAGAAGTGAGTCAGCTGCGTGCAACTGGAAAAAAGAGACTCTCGGCCGATGGGGCTCAACAGGGAAAACAGGACCTCAGCACATGTTCGCGTTCCCATCCGAGTCCCGCCATCGATCTGTTCGCTATACTGAACCAGCAGCCCGTAGCAGAAATAAAAGAGTAGAGTCTATGCATATAATAGCATACATGTAAATAGTAATAGTTTATTTTCTATTACTTCAGCAGAAGTGTTTAAAGAGATTCGATCAGTAAAATGACATCAACTTAGATGCTACGTGATTAGTaaggtgtaaaaaaaaagaatatataGATGACTAAATAAAGTGACACatgtttgatttgttttttttgtttttttttttctatttaataTCCGCCAGCATCAAATGTGTCGTCGTGTGTTTTCGTTATGTTTTGTACATTCTCCTTGTTCTGTCCGCCCGCGTACACACTAACACATCATATACAAGAACGTCGCGCGCACATTCGCTATATAAAACAACAGGAAAAAAcgagaaacagaaagaaagaaagaattaaggaaacaaaagaatagaaTCAAAATCATCACGTCATTAGAAAAGCAAAagataattaaacaaaacattcagcgcattttttgtttttttcgttcttctttGTGCTTTCGGCATCTATAATTCTCTCATTACCATATCAAATGTGTTTGTGTGTGCCTCACAATTTTgccacaaaaagaaaaaaaatttcaaaacacGACCAGCAGGATCGATTTGATCTTACTATACCAATTAAAGagtatagatttttttttttttagttgtataAAGGgaataatataatttaaaaaaaaaatggtggggGTGAAGAGAGTAAAGAGAGATAAATCCGGAGCGTGATGACAGcaattaaaaacaacatgaaataattattatttttttctttttttttttaaatgattatttGAATAGCGAGAGGCTGCGGGCCAATCTTGCTGCTGTTATCGTGTGgaaattcatgaaaaaaaaagaaaaagaaaacatttaaacaTTATATATAGCCTCTGATCATGTAAGATGACGTTAGTCGTCTGTCAGGTGGGGGGGTTTGGGGTGGTGGGGATAATAATATAAGAGCGCGGGACTGTGGTGACTGGATTGTGTatcgtttcatttttgtttgtttttttttatttcgatttaaataataataaaaaaaaaaaatcttgttgGAAGCGACCAACAATGAAAAGAGAGGAGAGGCAGAGAGTTTTATAGACGGAGGGCAAAAGTggggaagggaaaaaaatgaatttaaaaaaaaaaaataataataataaaaaaaaaaaatgcacggCTTTTCTGGCTGGTTTGATTGAACTCGGAATGCATCGTCTGTCGCCCGACCGAAAGAAATATATGaatgaattatttattattatttattttactatGCCATTcgtaaaaacaaatttttcctgttattatttttcttttgtccccccaaaatttagaaaatctcccccccttttttatgGATTGGCAAAACTGGTAAGAAAATggagggaaatttgaattggCGTCCGACCTTTGGTTtccgaatttttaaaaaaattttcttttatcattttttttgtgtgtgtgtgtttggctCGTTTCTGATTTAAATTGTGATCCCCcaactttaaaaattttgaaaaaaaaaaaaaaatcgatgtttttttaagacttgtttttgaaatgttgACCAATAGTGAATGGGCATGCACAATAATAAGGACATTCATATATGTACAAAATGGcatcgaaataaaaaaaaaaaacggcaaacaaaaaaaatgaaacaattaaCGGGAGCGGGTGGGGAGGGGTGGTGGGTGGACTTGTCGATAATCCAAGCGGACACGtaccaaatcaaaattaaagacggccgaaaaaaaaaaaatggggtgtAAAGAATACGAAGATACGAAAAAATACAGCAATATAATAATAGCGGGCGTGAGACTTTCAGTTTAAACAGATGAAAGAAAATTCATTATGGATATTATATAATAGGTACAATAAGCTCATCAGACTGGACACAACCAGGATTTCTTCTAGTTTTATGTGtttgaaaacaacaacaaaaattcttcccccctttttctttttcgaataGAAAATCATCgaatttctttccttttttttaaacaaatgatTTTCATTTCGTAATTCGGTGGtggtttgtttatatttttcgGACACGTTCAATTGGAGAAACGGGGGCGAGGGGGGGAGCCATGGATTTGTTTGGTTTGTGTTCCGATCTCACGATCAAACAAacgaaacgaaattttttgcatctttgacttttaaatgttttcgaattcaaattctttctcttcgatttttctctctctctctctctctaggACTCGCAATAAAATCTCCAGCTATTTACATTTCCGTCCCTTTTTTCAGGATTtctttaattaatttttgttttttttcttctttttcgtgtgTTGTAGCTTAACTTGTTCGGTTTGGCACAAACGTTCCTTGAACATATAAATCATTAacaaaagcaagaaaaaataaacggttgaaacaaaaaatgaagaaaagccCAAAAAATGTCGACTGTTCGATATCCGGATCGTTCGaagaagcgaaaaaaaaaaagaaagttaacGACTTGTAACATATAATTAGCCGGTGGAAGTGAAAATTAAGGTGCATGGGcatagtatacatatatatatatatatactaaatatatatacatataaaagaacTATAATAATATTAGAGCGTGCGGACATATTAGTAAATgacaatttcaaaaaaaaaaaaaaaatcctcgtAATGATTTCTTGcttttgctcttttgttttgtgcaGGGATGTGAGGAATTAGCAGTTATTAGCTagtcaaaatttaaaaaaaatgttttaaaatatttgaatggATATCTAAAAATCCTACGCTAATGCTTTTAATTACTCCTTTTCTTTCAACCCGCCAATTGTAACGAaataacgagaaaaaaaaaacaaaaacaactttgTTCGATGGCCTTTCTCTGTTTCTAAACACAATGCGCTACGCTGTTCTTCCCCCGCCCCCTCAAGCCGTTGGTGGATGCTGGTGATTTTGCCTGTGCGTTCGGCTATTGTTGTTCGGACCGGCGCCGGCGCGGCTCCTTCCTTCcctttgcttcttcttcttggcgtCGGCGTCGCCGTTGTTCTTGTTACCAGACGACGAGGCCGCCGATGTCGTTGGGGACGACGAGGAAAAAGAACTAGCAACGCCATCTTCCGGACACGATGGACAACAATCGTCATTTCCCGCTGCGCCGCTAGATGTCGTTGTACGTCCACCGTTGCACCGCGACTTGGCGCATTTCTTCCGTTTGCACTTGACTTTACCATCCTGAATTGATTGAATCAACCCCAAAAATAGCGTGTGCAAATGttagttttgtttgttaagtgCTTCGTGATTGGGTACAGTACCTTGCAGTTGCAGTTGATGCAGCGCATTTCACCCCACGGCTGGATGCGAGGATGCCATTCTTCGCCGTTCTCGAAAACGTCGCCTTTGAATCGACATCCGCCGGACGAGAGAATGTCCACTTCCCCTCGGATTTGGGCTTCTTCGCCCAGCAGCTCTTTGTTGGCCAGCATCTGACTGAGCGCTGCGGCCGATGGGGTGGTCGTAGCCGGTGCTGCTGGACACTGTTTGCAACAGGCCATCGGATCAGGCCGATAAGCTTCGCTCTCCGGACAGCTGAGCGGAGGACAAGTCAACTTGGTGCATTCCACTTTCAAAGTTAACGgctaaaaacatttaaataaataacagaaATAAGCCAATCAGCGTCCGTCTCCATCATCGAAAGAATTGCGTATTGATTTactatcattattattattattttgttgtaAAAAGTGCATCATTTGCGAATGAAATCAAGAAAGGAAATAACTCACGTCGCACACGCAAACGGCGCATTTGCTGAAACCGAACGGTGGAAGGTACGGATGCCAGCGACTTCCGGCCGGATGGAATTTCTGATCGCCTTCAAAATGGCACCCGCGTCTCGATGATTCCGTTACGGATTTTGTCACATctttaaagagagagagagagaaaaaaaaaattaattaaattaaattaaattaaattaaattaaattaaaaaaaaacttataatttaatttaacatTGAAAACATTCAACGGGGATACGGGAATGCAAACACTCACTCTCGCACATGGGGCAGCAATCGCCCGGAGGGTGAATGACAGCAGACGACGGTGCAGTGCAGCTAAGGGCCGGGCAGACGACAGGATCGCAGACGACGCGTCCACGTTGACACGAGCACATCATGCAACGATCGTGTTCAGCCGTCCAGGCCCTCCCGTCGTCGTAGAGTTTGCCTTCGTAAAAGCAGCGCATCGTCGCCATGGGGATTTCATTGTTGTCGTCCTGGGCGCGGTCGAAAACGTATCCCTGGACGCCCAGGGCAGACTGTTCTCCCAGGTTGCCGCCGACCGAGCGGCCCATTCCGATTGGCAGACAAGAGCCTGGCACGTGGACGTTGGTCAACCAGCCCTGAAACTGCGCGCCGGGCGATCCTGTTCCAGTGACGGGCGCTTCCGTCAGTTTCAGGTAAGCCACTCCAGCGTCCATGCGAGCCAGCGACAGTTTGTTGAGGTCGGCCACGCTGTTCTCCACCTGATACCCGGAGAACTCTTCCAGCAGCCGGATGTTGGGCATAAAGGGCACCTCGCCGTAATTGCTGGCCGATCCAGCGGCCGCTTCGCTGCCGTCCATCAGCATGATTCCGCCCGAGCCCGGTGAATTGCCGGCTTGGTGTTCGATGCTGATCCTGGGAATGTCCACCAGTTCCAGCACCGTCAAACTGTGCGGCTGATCCCTGCGGCCGTTGCCCAGCAACGAGCTGGTCACAGCCACGTCGTAATGGAAATTGCATTCCTTGTCGACGTGGACCCAACCGAGGGCCGCCCGATGAGTTGCCGTCGTATTGCCAACCGCATTGAGAAGCACCGGCCCGTTGTCCGTCGCCAAATGAGATTCGCCCGCCAGCCGGGGCACCAACTTGCCTCGAATTTCCGAGGCCGGCCATTGCTCCGTCGCCACGTTCACGTACAGCTCGCCTTCGTAGAGCAGTTCCAGGTCCTTGGCAGCCATCCTGGTCACCGTGCCGTTGATCCAGCTGACCCCTCCGGCTTCTGAGCTGTCCGTCACGCTGGACAACATGTCCGTCACGTCTTCGACGACTCT includes:
- the LOC116918307 gene encoding pancreas transcription factor 1 subunit alpha isoform X3, with amino-acid sequence MSGSDAESVYSSSPEHRSSDSGNGGTSSSGRASNSNGVGSSSRSWRRKRRCGHQQVHQRQAANLRERRRMQSINDAFEGLRTHIPTLPYEKRLSKVDTLRLAIGYIGFLAELVANDRHPTDVLQNVVPEPPKKIFISSTKDVQHHGVASVASVHSISWSSEKENANATHPGGVMVAKLWTPEDPRSLRSHQDSAGPFGHAN
- the LOC116918309 gene encoding heme-binding protein 2, whose translation is MSSLFERIKSAIPKDGLQIASYKVIRQIQDYEERIYPPQTWVRTQIKSTSREDCTYPMFWKLFNYISGQNERQEKIPMTAPVSVLVEPDDPSEAADYRQNTFTMAFYIPAPFDEDPPQPNDPSVSIEHRPEIRVLVRTYGGFSNDRIDQEERCHLLASLTAEDREMVQDLLNKPGGGVYYCAGYDPPLKLFFRRNEIWLPIQGQNDNSGGSTISPVN
- the LOC116918307 gene encoding pancreas transcription factor 1 subunit alpha isoform X2; amino-acid sequence: MNSHFDLESVNRQFLIESSASHCLADFTADSSTFYDESCGTHSPSDDSELMSGSDAESVYSSSPEHRSSDSGNGGTSSSGRASNSNGVGSSSRSWRRKRRCGHQQVHQRQAANLRERRRMQSINDAFEGLRTHIPTLPYEKRLSKVDTLRLAIGYIGFLAELVANDRHPTDVLQNVVPEPPKKIFISSTKDVQHHGVASVASVHSISWSSEKENANATHPGGVMVAKLWTPEDPRSLRSHQDSAGPFGHAN
- the LOC116918307 gene encoding pancreas transcription factor 1 subunit alpha isoform X1 produces the protein MARLLCVVRTHKLRVHTSFRRGWNSTCAVVPFCGWRSNRQVDDFLIESSASHCLADFTADSSTFYDESCGTHSPSDDSELMSGSDAESVYSSSPEHRSSDSGNGGTSSSGRASNSNGVGSSSRSWRRKRRCGHQQVHQRQAANLRERRRMQSINDAFEGLRTHIPTLPYEKRLSKVDTLRLAIGYIGFLAELVANDRHPTDVLQNVVPEPPKKIFISSTKDVQHHGVASVASVHSISWSSEKENANATHPGGVMVAKLWTPEDPRSLRSHQDSAGPFGHAN